AAGCGAAAAAGTATCTAATTTCAGCTCTCAAAAACAATTGAATGGAAAtgttaaaaagttgaaaagtgaAAAAAAGAAAGGAATAAAAGTGAAGGCAAATCCAGGGAGAAGCAGGCAAGGGCAAGAGCAGGCCGACACACCAACTGATAAGGATGCAGCTGCAAGGAATCCTCCTTTCAACTGCGCCGAATCAAATAGCTGTTTATGGCAACACTTGCACTAAAGCCTGCTTCAAACCTTATTTCGTAGCTAGAGAATCTTCAATCTTTCATATGCAACCCACCAGTTGATGACACGCACCTTTTTAGTTTATGAAAATTCATAAACTGAAACCCTAAAAAAGCTTTTgagttaattaatatttaatcaccACACTAAAGTTAAAGCCATGTGTCTGGTTATTCTCTTCTGAATAATTTGTATGGTTAAGAAAAGCAAACTCAACAAGTTTCATTGTCTTATCTCTTTTGTTGAACTTCAGCCCTTTACATACGATAATGGTTTTCTTTGTCAAATGTCACCTTTTTAAACATTACAGTGATGGATAcatccaacgaaaaatcgaaaactgtaacaaaacatataacatttttcatctcttttagaaACTTGTTCTACATCCTTGGAACACGCTCATGAGTTAAATAATTAAACACAcctaaaagagaaagaaaaagaaagaaaagaaacaaccTGATGCACTACGAAAGAAGAACCGATGGACAACACTTTTagcttatataaaaaaaaaaaaggtgagatTAAACGAAAGGTAAAGGGTTATTTTAAGGATATGCACCATTAGTTGTTGGAAGATCAGACCACGATGATGAAAATGCCGGATTCCAGTAACCCAATTCTCCCCCAGCAACTGGAGCTGACTCCAAAATGGATGTTGATGAAGAAGAAGCGACATTGCTTAGAATTACTGCTGAAGTATCAGAGTAATAACTTGATGATGATTTGAGCCTTTGATACAGTTCTTGAATACCTGTGTTTTGAACTTCACCTACAAGGAACCCATTATTATTCTGTTGTTGTTGAGCGTGGTGTTGATTATTTTTCCAGAAAGGGTTAACGAGATCCAAGCCTAGGGTTCGAGCATTTAGTGCAGCAGCTGCAACCACTGGTTCATTCATCACTTGAGATCCAAGCAAACTCACTTCTTCCTTAATACTAACAGGGTTAGACAATGTGTTAGGCTTAGGGTTTAGGGTAGCTCTCATTGAGGTTAGATTGGATAGAAGATGGGAAGTCTGGGCCGCTGAAGTCCAAAGAATTGGAGTAGACTGAAGCTCATGATCGAACCCAGATCTTCCAATTTCAGAAACTACTGTTTTCATCTTGGAAGAACTTGATTTCCCCAGAGATGTTGAAACACCAGTAGTGCTTTTGTTTTTCCTACACCCACCACCAATAGGAACGTTTCTGAGAGCTCCTCCTTTGGTCCAATACCGACGGCAAGTCTTGCAAAAGTGACGAGGCTGAGTGAGGTTGTAGTTGTTGTAATAGCAGAACTTTGTGTTGGAGGAATCACACCTGGGGCACCTCAAATTCTGGTGATGATTCTCCGGATTCGATGAATTA
The Gossypium arboreum isolate Shixiya-1 chromosome 10, ASM2569848v2, whole genome shotgun sequence genome window above contains:
- the LOC108488425 gene encoding dof zinc finger protein DOF5.1-like; translated protein: MIQELLGGSSCLNFGGERKISINGSILEGTPTSSPSPSSSSSSATTSSTTNSSNPENHHQNLRCPRCDSSNTKFCYYNNYNLTQPRHFCKTCRRYWTKGGALRNVPIGGGCRKNKSTTGVSTSLGKSSSSKMKTVVSEIGRSGFDHELQSTPILWTSAAQTSHLLSNLTSMRATLNPKPNTLSNPVSIKEEVSLLGSQVMNEPVVAAAALNARTLGLDLVNPFWKNNQHHAQQQQNNNGFLVGEVQNTGIQELYQRLKSSSSYYSDTSAVILSNVASSSSTSILESAPVAGGELGYWNPAFSSSWSDLPTTNGAYP